ATAATATTCAATTTATCCTTAAATTTATTTTGTCCACATAAATAAATTTAAATTTTAATATATTATTATTATGTAGATATTAATAATATCATATTCAAAAGTATACTTCATAAGCTATAATGTAAATAGCCATCAACGATCACTTAGCTAAAGATAATAATTATACCATATTTACTTAGGAGGACATTATATGATATCAATTTATAAAACTATAGATACATCAAACAAGTTGCAATCTTTAGACACTATAGAACATGGCTGTTGGATTAATATTATAGCACCTTCTGATGAAGATTTACTTTTAATATCAAAAAAAACTGGTGTTTCACTAGATTTTTTAAGAGCTGCCCTTGATGAAGAAGAAACATCTCGTATAGATACAGAAGATAATAATTTACTTGTAATAGTTGATATTCCTTTTACTGAAATGGAGGTCAATTCTTTAACTTATGACTCCTACCCTCTGGCAATAATTCATACGGAATTTATTTTAATAACTGTTTGTTTGAAAAACAGTAAAATTCTTACAGACTTTATAGCCGGTAAAGTAAAATCGTTTTACACCTTTAAACGCTCTAGATTCATATTACAAATACTTTATAGGATAGCAAGTTATTATCTACTTTATTTAAGACAAATAGATAAAAAAAGTGTGATGATTGAACAGAGACTTCACAAATCTATGAAAAACAAAGAATTTATTCAACTTTTATCTTTAGAAAAATCCCTAGTTTATTTTTCTACATCTTTAAAGGCAAATGAAATAACTCTAGAAAAAATGTTAAAATTAGAGCTTTTACAAAAATATCCTGAAGATCAGGATATCTTAGAAGATGTTATTATCGAAAATAAACAGGCTATAGAAATGACCAATATTTATAGCAATATTCTAGCGGGAACTATGGATGCATTTGCTTCAGTCGTATCTAATAATTTGAATATAGTTATGAAACTTTTAGCATCTGTAACCATAGTTATGTCTATACCAAATATAATATTTGGTTCTTTTGGTATGAATGTATCCGGCATACCTTTTGGAAAATATACAAATGCTTTTTGGATTATATATGGAATTACAGCTTTAATTTGTGTTATATCTATAATATTCCTGAAGAAAAAGGATTTATTTTAATTTTGGAAGGTGATAGTTTTGTTAGGCAAAAAGTTAGAAAAAGGAGATACGATAGGAATCGTATCCCCTTCAAGCAGTGAGGAGCCCAAAAAAATAGAAGAAAGCATTAAGTTTTTACAAAACTTAGGGTTTAACGTTAAAAGTGGAAAACATATTTACGATAGATGGGGCTATCTAGCCGGTAAGGACAAAGATAGAGTACAAGATCTCATGGATATGTTCTTAGACAAAGAAGTAAATACAATACTGTGTATAAGAGGTGGATATGGTGCTATGAGACTTCTTCCTCTTATAGACTTTGATATTATAGAAAAAAACCCAAAAATATTTGCTGGATTCAGTGATATAACTACTTTACTAAATAATATATATCAAGAATGTAATTTAATTACCTTTCACTCTCCTATGTGCAATTCTCAATTTGATTCCTCTACATTAAAAAGCTTTTTAGATACACTGATGTTTGGATATAATCTTTTTACTATAGAAAATACTGATAATATACCTACAGATTATTTTAATGGTGAATATGTTAAAGGAGAACTTGTAGGAGGTAATCTATCTTTAATATGCAGTACACTTGGCACACCTTATGCTATAAATACCAAAGACAAAATACTATTTATGGAAGAGGTAGAAGAAGAACCTTATAAGATTGATAGAATGCTTACACATTTGTCTCTAAGTGGCATTCTTCAACAGTGCAGAGGTTTCATTATAGGTCAATTTAAAGGCTGTGAATTTTCTAAGTATAAAGAGAGCTTAACTTTATCTGAAATATTTGAAGATAGAATATTAAGTCTTAGGAAACCAACTTTAACCAATTTTCAATCCGGCCATTCATATCCTAA
This window of the Clostridium kluyveri DSM 555 genome carries:
- a CDS encoding magnesium transporter CorA family protein, translating into MISIYKTIDTSNKLQSLDTIEHGCWINIIAPSDEDLLLISKKTGVSLDFLRAALDEEETSRIDTEDNNLLVIVDIPFTEMEVNSLTYDSYPLAIIHTEFILITVCLKNSKILTDFIAGKVKSFYTFKRSRFILQILYRIASYYLLYLRQIDKKSVMIEQRLHKSMKNKEFIQLLSLEKSLVYFSTSLKANEITLEKMLKLELLQKYPEDQDILEDVIIENKQAIEMTNIYSNILAGTMDAFASVVSNNLNIVMKLLASVTIVMSIPNIIFGSFGMNVSGIPFGKYTNAFWIIYGITALICVISIIFLKKKDLF
- a CDS encoding S66 peptidase family protein, whose amino-acid sequence is MLGKKLEKGDTIGIVSPSSSEEPKKIEESIKFLQNLGFNVKSGKHIYDRWGYLAGKDKDRVQDLMDMFLDKEVNTILCIRGGYGAMRLLPLIDFDIIEKNPKIFAGFSDITTLLNNIYQECNLITFHSPMCNSQFDSSTLKSFLDTLMFGYNLFTIENTDNIPTDYFNGEYVKGELVGGNLSLICSTLGTPYAINTKDKILFMEEVEEEPYKIDRMLTHLSLSGILQQCRGFIIGQFKGCEFSKYKESLTLSEIFEDRILSLRKPTLTNFQSGHSYPKITIPIGAEVEIDLKNGKIHLSEPVVR